Below is a genomic region from Aurantimonas sp. HBX-1.
CGCCAGCGCGCCGGCGAACTGCTGGAACTGGTTGGCATGCCCGCCGACGTGCTCGACCGGCACCCGCACCAGTTCTCCGGCGGCCAGCGCCAGCGCATCGCCATCGCCCGGGCCCTCGCCATGGACCCGGACGTGCTCGTCGCCGACGAGGCGGTGTCGGCGCTCGACGTGTCGGTGCAGGCGCAGGTGCTGGACCTGCTCGACGACATCCAGGCCCGGCTCGGCGTCGCCATCCTCTTCATCACCCACGACCTGCGCGTTGCCGCGCAGATCTGCGACGACGTCGCGGTCATGCAGAAGGGCCGTGTCGTCGAATACGGCCCGGCCGAAGCCGTCCTCAGGCACCCGCGACAGGACTACACCCGCGAACTGATCGAGGCGGCGCCCGGCCGGGACTGGGACTTCCCGAATTTCCGCCCGCTCGCCGCCACGCTAGCCGCCGAATCCAGACCATAGGACCCGCCCTGATGACAACACCGCGCATCGCCGTCGGCGGCTTCATGCATGAGACCAACACGTTCGGCCCCAGCAAGGCCGGGATCGACGCCTTCATCGAGGGCGGCGGCTGGCCGCCGCTGAGCGAGGGCGACGCGCTGATCCCGGCGACGCGCAACGTCAACATGGGCATCTGCGGCTTCGTGGAAGTGGCCGAGGCAGCAGGCTGGGAACTGGTGCCGACGCTCTGGTGCGCCGCCAGCCCCTCGGCCCACGTCACGGAAGCGGCGTTCGAAGACATTGCCGGGCGGATCGTCGCCGGCTTCGCGGCGGCCGGCCGGCTCGACGGCGTCTATCTCGACCTGCACGGCGCGATGGTCGCCGAGCATCTCGACGACGGCGAGGGCGAGCTGCTGGCGCGGGTGCGCGCCGTCGTCGGCCCGAACGTGCCGATCGTCGCCAGCCTCGACCTGCACGGCAACGTGACGCGGACGATGGTCGATGCCGCCGACGCGCTGATCGCCTACCGCACCTATCCGCATGTCGACATGGCCGAGACCGGTCGCCGCTCGGCTGCCTATCTCGGCCGCCTGCTGGGCGGCCAACGTGACGCGAAAGCCTTCCGCCAGCTGCCGTTCCTGATCCCGATCGCCTGGCAGTCGACGGTGATGGAGCCCAGCCGCAGCCTCTACGCGTCCCTGCCCGGCTTCGAGGCGGACGGCGTCGGCTCGATCTCGCTGCTCACCGGCTTTCCGGCCGCCGACTTCGCCGATTGCGGCCCGAGCATCGTCGCCTACGCGCCGACGCAGGACGCCGCCGACCGCGCCGCCGATGCGCTCTTCGACAGCATCAGCCGCCGCGAGTCCGACTTCGCCGGCAAGGTGTTCTCGCCGGATGCCGGGGTGGCCGAGGCCATCGCGCTCGGCGCCACCGCGCGTCGCCCGATCGTCATCGCCGACACGCAGGACAATCCCGGCGCGGGCGGTGATTCCGACACGACCGGCATGCTCCGCGCGCTGGTCGCGGCCGATGCAAAGCGGGCGGCGATCGGCGTCATCGTCGACCCGCAGGCGGCGGCCGCGGCGCACCGTGCCGGCGTCGGCGCCACGGTCAGTCTCGGCCTCGGCGGCAAGTCCGGCATCGCCGGCGACGCTCCCTTCGAGGCCGACTATGTCGTGGAATCCCTCTCCGACGGGCAGCTGACCGCCGCGGGTCCCTTCTATGGCGGCGCGCGCATGCAGCTCGGCCCCTCCACCTGCCTTCGCATCGGCGACGTGCGGATCGTCGTCGGCTCGCGCAAGGCGCAGATGGCCGACCAAGAGATGTACCGCTTCGTCGGCATCGAGCCGACCGAGCAGGCGATCCTCGTTAACAAGAGCTCGGTGCATTTCCGCGCCGATTTCGAGCCGATCGCCGAGACCATCCTCGTCTGCGCCGCACCGGGGCCGATGCCGGTCGACCCCGCGGCGCTCCCCTTCACCCGCCTGCGATCCGGCATGCGCCTTTCCCCCGGCGGCCCTGCCTTCGGCTGAAACGCCGCCCCCTTTTCCATTCTTGCCAAGGAAGCCTGCCATGTCCGTCCTGCCGCTGATCGACGCCTTCAAGGGCGACCTCGTCGCCATCCGCCACGACCTGCATGCCCATCCGGAAATCGGCTTCGAGGAGAAGCGCACCTCGGGCGTCGTCGCCGCGAAGCTGGAGGAATGGGGCGTCACCGTGCATCGCGGCATTGGCGGCACCGGCGTCGTCGGCATCATCGAGGGCAAGCGGCCCGGCCGCCGCATCGGCCTGCGCGCCGACATGGACGCGCTGCCGATGGACGAGCTCTCCAACCTGCCCTTCCGTTCGACCATCCCCGGCCGCTTCCACGGCTGCGGCCATGACGGCCACACCACGATGCTGCTCGGCGCCGCACGCTACCTCGCCGAGACCCGCGACTTCGCCGGCACCGCCGTGCTGATCTTCCAGCCGGCGGAGGAAGGCCTCGGCGGCGCCCGCGCCATGCTCGCCGACGGGCTGTTCGAGCGCTTCCCCTGCGACGAGATCTACGGCCTGCACAACTCGCCCGACCTCGAGGCCGGCCAGATCTCGATCTTCCCGGGCAAGGGCATGGCCGGCGCCAGCTTCTTCGACATCAAGATCACCGGCGCCGGCAGCCACGGCGCCATGCCGCACAAGTCGCGCGACCCGATCGTCGTCGCGACGCATCTCGCCGCGGCGCTGCAGAGCATCGTCAGCCGCAACACCGACCCGACGAAGTCGGCGGTGCTGTCGATCACCCAGATCCATTCGGGCTCGGCCTACAACGTCGTGCCGGAGGAAGCCGCGCTCGCCGGAACGATCCGCTTCTTCGACGACGCGGTTGGCGAGATGGTCCGCACCCGGCTGCGCAAGATCGCGGCCGGCGCGGCGCTGTCCTTCGAGGTCGAGATCGACGTCGACATCCGCGACATCTTCTCGGTGCTCGACAACCACCCGGCCGAGACCGGCTATTTCACCGAGGCCGCGACCGACATCGTCGGCGCCGGGAACGTCCTCACCGAGCCCCGACCGACGATGGGCAGCGAGGACTTCGCCGACATGCTGCAGGCGGTGCCCGGCGCCTATTGCTGGGTCGGCCATGCCGGCACCGTGCCGCTGCACAATCCGAGCTTCGTCCTCGACGACGGCATCCTGCCGATCGGCGCGAGCCTCCTGGCGCGGATCGTCGAGCGGCGGCTGGGCGCGGCCTGAGCCGGCGCGCCTCGGACAGGAAACAGGGGGAAACGACATGACGCCATTGCCCGAACTCGATCTCGACGCCGACCGCATGCTGGAAGGGCTGCGGCGCTGGGTCGAGTGCGAGAGCCCGACCTTCGACGTCGCCGCGGTCAACCGGATGATGTCGCTGGCGGCCGAGGACCTCGCCGCCATGGGCGCCACGGTCGAGCGCATCGACGGCCCGGCCGGCCTCGGCGACTGCCTGCGGGCCGCCTTCCCGCATCCGCGCAAGGGCGAGCCCGGCATCCTGATCATGGCGCATCTGGACACGGTGCATCCGGTAGGCACGCTGGAGAAGCTGCCGTTCCGGCGCGACGGCGATCGCTGCTACGGCCCCGGCATCCTCGACATGAAGGGCGGCACCTTCGCCGCTTTGCAGGCGGTGCGGGCGCTGATCGAGGCCGGCGTCGAGACGACGCTGCCGGTGTCGGTGCTGCTCACCTGCGACGAGGAGATCGGCAGCCCCGGCACCCGCCCGCTGATCGAGGCGGAGGCCGCCAGGCACAAGGTGATCCTTGTCCCGGAGCCGGCGATCAACGGCGACGGCGTCGTCACCGGCCGCTACGCCATCGCCCGCTTCAACCTGGCCGCCACGGGCCGTCCCAGCCACGCCGGCGCGTCGCTCAAGGAGGGCCGCTCGGCGATCCGCGAGATGGCCGGCCGGATCCTCGCGATCGAGGACATGACCGACGACGACTGCACCTTCAGCGTCGGCGTCGTGCATGGCGGCCAATGGGTCAACTGCGTCTCGACCACCTGCCAGGCCGAGGCGCTGTCGATGGCCAAGCGCCAGGAGGACCTCGACCGCGGCACCGACCGGATGCTGGCGCTCAACGAGACCCGGGAGGACGGCACCGGCTTTGCCGTCACGCTCGGCGTCGTCCGGCCGGTCTGGGAGCCCGGCCCTGGCACGATGCGGCTCTACGCGCTCGCCGAGGAAGTTTCCGCGACGCTCGGCACGACCATCTCGCACGGCAGTTCCGGCGGCGGTTCGGACGGCAACTTCACCGGCGCGATGCGCCTGCCGACGCTCGACGGGCTCGGCCTCGTCGGCGGCGGCTACCATACGCTGGGCGAATACGTCACCGTCGAGAGCCTCGTCCAGCGTGCGCGGCTGATGGCCGGGCTGCTGGCCGGCATCACCGGCGAGGAGGCGGAACGCTGACCGCGCCGGTCACGCCGCCCTTCGACGCGGCGGGCGAACTCGTCGCGCCGCCCGGGCTGGCGATCCCCGAACTCTGCCGGCTCGGCGCCACGGAGCTGGCGGCGCTGCTGGCCAAAGGCGCGGTTTCCTCGCGCGAGATCGTCACGGCGTTCCTCGATCACATCGACCGGGTCAATCCGGCCCACAACGCCATCGTCTCGCTGCGGGAGCGGTCCGATATCCTCGCCGAGGCCGATGCGGCGGATGGGCGGCTGCGCGCGAAAGGGCCGGACGGGCTGCTGCACGGCCTGCCGATCGCCATCAAGGATCTCGCCCCCACCAAAGGCCTTCGCACCACCTTCGGCTCGCCGATCCACGCCGACTTCGTGCCGGATGCCGACAGCCTGACCGTCGCGCGCATCCGCGCCGCCGGCGCCATCGTCATCGGCAAGACCAACACGCCGGAATTCGGGCTCGGCTCGCACACCTACAACCCGGTCTTCGGCACCACCCGCAACGCCTACGATCCCGGCCTCAGCGCCGGCGGCTCGAGCGGCGGCGCGGCGGTCGCGCTGGCGCTGCGGATGCTCCCCGTCGCCGATGGCGGCGACATGGGCGGCTCGCTGCGCAACCCGGCCGGCTACAACAATGTCTACGGCATGCGGCCGTCGCAGGGACGCGTGCCGAATGCCGGGTCGGAGGATCTGTTCTATTCGCAGCTCGCGACCGATGGGCCGATGGCGCGCAGCGTCGCCGATCTCGCCGGGCTGCTAGCGATCCAGGCCGGTCCCGACGCACGGGCGCCGCTCTCGCTGCAGGATCCCTTCCGCTGGGAGCCCGGCACCCGTGCCCGGCCCGGGCGGATCGCCTGGCTCGGCGATCTCGGTTGCCACCTGGCGATGGAAGCGGGCGTCTTGGACGTTTGCGAATGGGCGCTGGCGCGTCTCGCCGCTGCCGGCTGCGCGGCCGAACCGGTGCTGCCGAAGTTCG
It encodes:
- a CDS encoding M20 aminoacylase family protein; amino-acid sequence: MSVLPLIDAFKGDLVAIRHDLHAHPEIGFEEKRTSGVVAAKLEEWGVTVHRGIGGTGVVGIIEGKRPGRRIGLRADMDALPMDELSNLPFRSTIPGRFHGCGHDGHTTMLLGAARYLAETRDFAGTAVLIFQPAEEGLGGARAMLADGLFERFPCDEIYGLHNSPDLEAGQISIFPGKGMAGASFFDIKITGAGSHGAMPHKSRDPIVVATHLAAALQSIVSRNTDPTKSAVLSITQIHSGSAYNVVPEEAALAGTIRFFDDAVGEMVRTRLRKIAAGAALSFEVEIDVDIRDIFSVLDNHPAETGYFTEAATDIVGAGNVLTEPRPTMGSEDFADMLQAVPGAYCWVGHAGTVPLHNPSFVLDDGILPIGASLLARIVERRLGAA
- a CDS encoding amidase, producing MPELCRLGATELAALLAKGAVSSREIVTAFLDHIDRVNPAHNAIVSLRERSDILAEADAADGRLRAKGPDGLLHGLPIAIKDLAPTKGLRTTFGSPIHADFVPDADSLTVARIRAAGAIVIGKTNTPEFGLGSHTYNPVFGTTRNAYDPGLSAGGSSGGAAVALALRMLPVADGGDMGGSLRNPAGYNNVYGMRPSQGRVPNAGSEDLFYSQLATDGPMARSVADLAGLLAIQAGPDARAPLSLQDPFRWEPGTRARPGRIAWLGDLGCHLAMEAGVLDVCEWALARLAAAGCAAEPVLPKFDWERLWSAFVVLRQFSIAGKHGPLFDDPATRGLLKPEMQWEIESGRRLSADALYAAARTRTDWYLECLRLFEDFDALALPSAQLFAFDADWHWPREIAGRPMDSYHRWMEVVAPGTLSGCPVISLPAGFDGAGRSMGLQLIGRPGDDAGLLGLAELHE
- a CDS encoding M20/M25/M40 family metallo-hydrolase gives rise to the protein MTPLPELDLDADRMLEGLRRWVECESPTFDVAAVNRMMSLAAEDLAAMGATVERIDGPAGLGDCLRAAFPHPRKGEPGILIMAHLDTVHPVGTLEKLPFRRDGDRCYGPGILDMKGGTFAALQAVRALIEAGVETTLPVSVLLTCDEEIGSPGTRPLIEAEAARHKVILVPEPAINGDGVVTGRYAIARFNLAATGRPSHAGASLKEGRSAIREMAGRILAIEDMTDDDCTFSVGVVHGGQWVNCVSTTCQAEALSMAKRQEDLDRGTDRMLALNETREDGTGFAVTLGVVRPVWEPGPGTMRLYALAEEVSATLGTTISHGSSGGGSDGNFTGAMRLPTLDGLGLVGGGYHTLGEYVTVESLVQRARLMAGLLAGITGEEAER
- a CDS encoding M81 family metallopeptidase, whose amino-acid sequence is MTTPRIAVGGFMHETNTFGPSKAGIDAFIEGGGWPPLSEGDALIPATRNVNMGICGFVEVAEAAGWELVPTLWCAASPSAHVTEAAFEDIAGRIVAGFAAAGRLDGVYLDLHGAMVAEHLDDGEGELLARVRAVVGPNVPIVASLDLHGNVTRTMVDAADALIAYRTYPHVDMAETGRRSAAYLGRLLGGQRDAKAFRQLPFLIPIAWQSTVMEPSRSLYASLPGFEADGVGSISLLTGFPAADFADCGPSIVAYAPTQDAADRAADALFDSISRRESDFAGKVFSPDAGVAEAIALGATARRPIVIADTQDNPGAGGDSDTTGMLRALVAADAKRAAIGVIVDPQAAAAAHRAGVGATVSLGLGGKSGIAGDAPFEADYVVESLSDGQLTAAGPFYGGARMQLGPSTCLRIGDVRIVVGSRKAQMADQEMYRFVGIEPTEQAILVNKSSVHFRADFEPIAETILVCAAPGPMPVDPAALPFTRLRSGMRLSPGGPAFG